Sequence from the Equus przewalskii isolate Varuska chromosome 11, EquPr2, whole genome shotgun sequence genome:
tgttttgatttttcaatagAGAATGTTGAGATAATGTCTAGAAAGATcagcaaaagaattaaaaaaggtATGATTTAAATTATAGAACATACTACCTATCACATCATCTTGTTTAGTTACACATCTTTATTTACTAGTTTACAGTGAAGAGGAAATTgatctttaaaagtaaaactactaaataaatgaacacagttATCACAACTATGAGAAAATGAGTCTACTAAAAGTAATTACATCactagtttatttaaaaatttacaacaataatgaaaagaaatttcaattaaatctgcatgcaaattaaatatataaaacagtaaCTTACTAGTTCAAATATCCCACAATGCTGAAAATTTGGGAAGAAATTTTCTCAGTGCCTCTTTGACATCTTTGTTCCGCAGACTGTATATCATAGGATTGAACATTGGGGTCAAAACAGCATAGAAAAGAGAGAGTAGTTTGTCCATTCCTTCATATTGATTGGATTTAGGTTTTAAATAAGTGATAGTGGCTGATCCATAGAATAAAACTACAACTATGAGGTGGGAAGAGCAGGTTGAAAATGCTTTGGTCCATCCTGTACTTGATGGCAATTTCAGGATAGTAGAGATAATTCTAATATAGTACCCAAGTATCAACATAAAAGGAACAGTGACAAATAGTACAGCAAATATGTAGACCATCATCTTATTCACAAAGATGTCTCCACAAGCCAGCTTCAATAATGGGGGtatgtcacagaagaagtggttgATTTGATTGGAACCacaaaagggcagagagaaaATCTGGCATGTTTGCCCTATCTGAACTGGAAGTCCACTCATCCAGGAggcaaccaccagctggacacagaCCTTGTGGTTCATGACTAGAGGATAGTGCAGAGGGTTACAAATGGCCACGTATCGGTCATAGGCCATCATGGCCAGAAGGAAACACTCAGTAGCTCCCAGCATGAGGAAGAAGCACATTTGTGTAgcacaggcaaaa
This genomic interval carries:
- the LOC103542700 gene encoding olfactory receptor 10AG1-like — encoded protein: MQPKNLSPQRENNLKITEINCTIMMEFVLLGFSDIPKFHWVLFGIFLVIYIIILLGNGIIILITRIDFSLQTPMYFFLSNFSFLEICYVSVTIPKMLMDLWTQKGVISFFACATQMCFFLMLGATECFLLAMMAYDRYVAICNPLHYPLVMNHKVCVQLVVASWMSGLPVQIGQTCQIFSLPFCGSNQINHFFCDIPPLLKLACGDIFVNKMMVYIFAVLFVTVPFMLILGYYIRIISTILKLPSSTGWTKAFSTCSSHLIVVVLFYGSATITYLKPKSNQYEGMDKLLSLFYAVLTPMFNPMIYSLRNKDVKEALRKFLPKFSALWDI